One genomic window of Entelurus aequoreus isolate RoL-2023_Sb linkage group LG07, RoL_Eaeq_v1.1, whole genome shotgun sequence includes the following:
- the hcfc1b gene encoding host cell factor 1b has translation MEVQPAVLQPRWKRVLGWSGPVPRPRHGHRAVAIKELMVVFGGGNEGIVDELHVYNTATNQWFIPAVRGDVPPGCAAYGFVCDGTRLLVFGGMVEYGKYSNDLYELQASRWEWKRLKAKAPKNNPLPCPRLGHSFSLIGSRCFLFGGLANDSEDPKNNIPRYLNDLYCLELRQGSSVVSWDLPVTSGQPPPPRESHTAVVASGRGGNRLVIYGGMSGCRLGDLWMLDIDSLVWSKPTLSGTAPLPRSLHSATAVHNKMFVFGGWVPLVMDDVKVATHEKEWKCTNTLACLNLDTLCWETVQMDSIEENIPRARAGHCSVAINSRVYIWSGRDGYRKAWNNQVCCKDLWYLETQRPSAPSRVQLVRANTSSLEVSWGPSQTADTYLLQIQKYDIPTPPAASSASTAATATAGAISPKSPAPVAASPTNKTPQLSGITLVPSPTAATSANPLAASAKGPAVLKLATQGAVGGASIVTVRQAAPKSPVAVTTLPAGVRMVVPAQVGQTTPIGSSSQMSGMAALAAAAAATRKIPPATTTVLNMPAGATMVKTVAVSPGSVSLPVTMVGNSATRILKTAAAQVGGATVVSASGTPGRPIITVHKSGTVTVSPQTQVVTTVVGGVTKTYTLVNSPLGMGAGGTLISNLGKVMSVMQTKPAHTVTVAGQSAGSSVAQILQAKGALPAGTILKLVTSADGKQTTVLSSPQAGSMVTKPGTTIIKTIPMSALQGAAGGNCPITILTTKVMTPGTAGKIITTVPKISAGQPGVTQVVLKGAPGTAGTILRTLPKAGVRLVTPGVTGAKPAVTTLVVKATTGVSSLGTITGSVSNTVAGAASNINASLATPITTLATIATLAGQVTTSTAATSGPKQVTLITTPSGAESQPLVQDLPVAIMASPTSEEPGTMTSTLTSSSAEAETEDAAATVTLVCSNPPCETHETGTTNTATVATAGTGQVLKVCSNPPCETHETGTTNTATVVSASMSQVQQVCSNPPCETHETGTTNTATVVSSGMSQMQQVCSNPPCETHETGTTNTATTAGARGLTQVCSNPPCETHETGTTNTATTAGAGRLTQVCSNPPCETHETGTTNTATTAGAGRLTQVCSNPPCETHETGTTNTATTATAQQGGDIAQGDSTDPDPTSSSSSSEPASSAAISQGRAVTMVTQATPTPGPAVPAISSLVKAEGDSVAMVMAAAEEPMQTDSQSEDVMSSSATLLQGSEAAQMASSDTPPQELMSSEVDGGEMDSGTTTLMVTADQLAVSAASDEVQRATIQAVLQAAGHLGDADSEQAIPIVLTQQELAALVQQQQQLQDVQGQAEEEAEPGAVPTEGLAPADSLNDPMAESNGPDVTSSAVTSAVARLASTFGPAPPLTPSAAKTGAAATLSDVSNGIGANVAKHGVLETKGSAAENQWFDVGIVRVTNMVVSHYYVPDQGITINHDSGVAPDYNQMRKVELQPGTAYKFRVAGINICGRGTFSEVSAFKTCLPGFPGAPCAIKISKNVNGAQLTWEPPAITSGKITEYSVYLAIQSSQATAASGSGPAQLAFMRVYCGPSPSCLVHTPSLTNAHIDHTTKPAIIFRIAARNQKGYGPATQVRWLQETSKDPKGAAKRAAASPEVKPGGPKKFRGSQSEDSMLS, from the exons GTGGAATACGGAAAATACAGCAACGACTTGTACGAGTTGCAG GCAAGTCGCTGGGAGTGGAAGCGTCTGAAAGCGAAAGCTCCGAAGAACAACCCGCTGCCCTGCCCCCGCCTCGGCCACAGCTTCTCTCTGATCGGAAGCCGCTGCTTCCTGTTTGGAGGACTGGCCAATGACAGCGAGGACCCCAAAAACAACATTCCGAGGTATCTGAATGACCTGTACTGTTTGGAGCTGCGTCAGGGCTCCAGCGTGGTCAGCTGGGACCTTCCGGTGACGTCCGGCCAGCCTCCGCCGCCCAGGGAGAGTCACACGGCAGTGGTGGCCAGCGGGCGTGGCGGAAACCGTCTGGTCATCTACGGCGGGATGAGCGGCTGTCGGCTGGGTGACCTGTGGATGCTCGACATCG ACTCACTTGTCTGGAGCAAACCCACGCTCAGTGGGACCGCCCCGCTCCCCCGCAGCCTGCACTCCGCCACCGCCGTCCATAACAA AATGTTCGTATTTGGAGGGTGGGTTCCTCTGGTGATGGACGACGTCAAAGTGGCGACGCACGAGAAGGAGTGGAAGTGCACCAACACACTGGCTTGCCTCAACCTAG ACACGCTGTGCTGGGAGACAGTGCAGATGGACAGCATAGAGGAGAACATCCCTCGGGCCCGCGCGGGCCACTGCAGCGTGGCCATCAACTCCAGAGTTTACATCTGGAGCGGACGAGACGGCTACAGGAAGGCTTGGAACAACCAGGTGTGCTGCAAGGACCTGTGGTACCTGGAGACAC AGCGTCCCAGCGCTCCGTCGCGGGTGCAGCTGGTGCGGGCCAACACGTCGTCTCTGGAGGTGAGCTGGGGGCCGTCGCAGACCGCTGACACCTACCTGCTGCAGATACAGAAGTACGACATTCCTACCCCGCCTGCGGCAAGCTCGGCCAGCACCGCCGCCACCGCCACTGCCGGCGCCATCTCACCCAAGAGCCCCGCCCCTGTCGCAGCCAGTCCTACTAACAAAACCCCCCAGTTGTCTGGCATCACGctggtcccctcccccacagcaGCCACATCTGCCAACCCGTTGGCAGCTAGCGCGAAAGGACCAG CAGTCCTCAAGTTGGCCACACAAGGAGCAGTGGGGGGCGCCTCCATCGTCACGGTGCGCCAGGCCGCGCCCAAGTCCCCTGTCGCCGTGACCACACTGCCTGCAGGTGTTCGCATGGTGGTGCCCGCGCAGGTCGGACAAACCACA CCGATAGGCAGCAGTTCACAGATGAGCGGCATGGCGGCGCTGGCAGCGGCGGCTGCAGCCACCCGCAAGATCCCCCCCGCCACGACCACCGTGCTCAACATGCCAGCGGGGGCCACCATGGTCAAGACCGTGGCGGTCAGTCCGGGATCTGTTAGCCTTCCCGTCACCATG GTCGGCAACTCGGCGACTCGCATCCTGAAAACGGCCGCTGCTCAGGTGGGCGGGGCAACTGTTGTCTCCGCCTCCGGCACGCCCGGCCGACCAATCATCACGGTGCACAAGTCCGGAACGGTGACCGTCTCCCCTCAGACCCAGGTGGTCACCACAGTGGTGGGCGGCGTCACCAAGACCTACACGCTGGTGAACAGCCCGCTGGGGATGGGAGCGGGCGGCACTCTC ATCAGCAACCTGGGCAAGGTGATGTCTGTGATGCAGACCAAACCTGCGCATACCGTCACGGTCGCCGGTCAGAGTGCGGGCAGCTCGGTCGCTCAGATCCTGCAG GCGAAGGGTGCCCTCCCTGCAGGGACCATCCTGAAGTTGGTGACCTCTGCAGACGGCAAACAGACCACTGTGCTCAGCAGCCCACAGGCCGGCTCCATGGTCACTAAACCTGGTACCACCATCATCAAGACCATCCCCATGTCGGCACTGCAGGGGGCAGCAG GTGGCAACTGTCCAATCACCATCCTCACTACCAAGGTGATGACGCCTGGCACCGCAGGAAAAATAATCACCACGGTCCCCAAAATCTCCGCAGGCCAACCGGGCGTCACACAG GTGGTGTTGAAAGGGGCTCCAGGGACGGCAGGTACCATCCTCAGGACTCTCCCGAAGGCCGGAGTCAGACTAGTGACGCCGGGCGTCACCGGAGCCAAGCCAGCCGTCACCACGTTGGTTGTCAAGGCGACGACAG GTGTGTCCAGTCTGGGAACAATAACCGGAAGTGTGTCCAACACGGTGGCGGGCGCAGCCTCCAACATTAATGCCTCGCTGGCCACGCCCATCACCACTCTGGCCACCATCGCCACACTCGCCGGCCAGGTCACCACATCGACAGCTGCAACTTCCGGACCCAAGCAG GTGACTCTGATCACCACCCCGAGCGGCGCCGAATCCCAGCCACTAGTCCAGGATCTGCCCGTCGCAATCATGGCCTCTCCTACGTCAGAAGAACCGGGAACTATGACAAGTACGCTAACCAGCAGCAGTGCAGAGGCCGAGACGGAAGACGCCGCAGCCACTG TGACCCTGGTCTGTTCCAACCCGCCCTGTGAGACCCACGAGACCGGCACCACCAACACCGCCACGGTGGCAACGGCTGGCACAGGTCAGGTACTGAAG GTATGTTCCAACCCCCCCTGCGAGACCCACGAGACCGGAACCACCAACACCGCCACTGTGGTGTCGGCGAGCATGAGTCAAGTGCAGCAG GTATGCTCCAACCCCCCCTGCGAGACTCACGAGACCGGGACCACCAACACAGCCACTGTGGTGTCGTCGGGCATGAGTCAAATGCAGCAG GTGTGCTCCAATCCGCCGTGCGAGACCCACGAGACCGGAACCACCAACACCGCCACCACAGCAGGAGCAAGGGGGCTGACACAG GTGTGCTCCAATCCGCCGTGTGAGACCCACGAGACCGGAACCACCAACACCGCCACCACAGCAGGAGCAGGGAGGCTGACACAG GTGTGCTCCAATCCGCCGTGCGAGACCCACGAGACCGGAACCACCAACACCGCCACCACAGCAGGAGCAGGGAGGCTGACACAG GTGTGCTCCAATCCGCCGTGCGAGACCCATGAGACCGGAACCACCAACACCGCCACTACGGCCACAG CTCAGCAGGGTGGCGACATTGCACAGGGAGACTCCACAGACCCCGaccccacctcctcctcctcctcctctgagCCAGCCTCCTCTGCCGCCATTAGCCAGGGCCGAGCCGTTACCATGGTTACGCAGGCCACGCCCACACCTGGACCTGCGGTACCT GCAATCTCATCATTGGTGAAGGCTGAGGGAGACAGCGTCGCCATGGTGATGGCTGCCGCAGAGGAGCCCATGCAAACGGACAGCCAATCAGAGGATGTGATGTCCTCATCAGCGACGTTGTTGCAGGGCAGCGAGGCTGCACAG ATGGCGTCCTCGGACACACCTCCCCAGGAGCTGATGTCCTCAGAAGTGGACGGCGGAGAGATGGACTCCGGAACGACGACACTGATGGTGACAGCCGATCAGCTGGCTGTTTCAGCGGCGTCAGACGAAGTTCAGCGTGCAACTATACAGGCCGTCCTGCAGGCGGCGGGACACCTCG GTGACGCTGATTCGGAGCAGGCCATTCCCATCGTGTTGACCCAGCAGGAGCTCGCCGCTCTAGTCCAACAGCAGCAGCAGTTGCAGGATGTACAAGGCCAAGCGGAGGAGGAGGCAGAGCCTGGTGCTGTgcccacag AGGGCCTAGCCCCGGCAGACAGCCTCAACGACCCGATGGCGGAGAGCAACGGTCCCGATGTGACGTCGTCGGCCGTGACCAGCGCCGTAGCCCGATTGGCCAGCACCTTTGGCCCCGCCCCTCCCCTGACGCCCAGCGCCGCAAAAACCGGAGCCGCCGCCACGCTCAGCGACGTGTCCAATGGCATAGGAGCCAACGTGGCG AAGCACGGAGTCCTGGAGACCAAGGGGTCCGCCGCCGAGAACCAGTGGTTTGACGTGGGGATTGTCAGGGTGACCAACATGGTGGTCTCTCACTACTACGTACCTGACCAGGGCATCACCATCAAC CACGACTCGGGCGTGGCGCCGGACTACAACCAGATGAGGAAGGTGGAGCTGCAGCCGGGGACGGCGTACAAGTTCCGAGTGGCCGGCATCAACATCTGCGGCCGCGGGACCTTCTCCGAGGTGTCTGCGTTTAAAACATGTCTGCCCGGTTTCCCGGGAGCGCCGTGTGCCATCAAGATCAGCAAG AATGTGAACGGAGCCCAGCTCACCTGGGAGCCCCCCGCCATCACGTCGGGTAAGATCACCGAGTACTCCGTGTACCTGGCCATCCAGTCCAGCCAGGCCACCGCTGCCTCGGGGTCCGGCCCGGCCCAGCTGGCCTTCATGAGGGTGTACTGTGGCCCCAGCCCGTCCTGCCTGGTCCACACACCCAGCCTGACCAACGCCCACATCGACCACACCACCAAGCCCGCCATCATCTTCCGCATCGCCGCACGCAACCAGAAGGGCTACGGACCGGCCACGCAGGTCCGGTGGCTTCAAG AAACCAGCAAAGACCCCAAAGGAGCTGCCAAGCGAGCGGCCGCCTCTCCTGAAGT